The proteins below come from a single Micromonospora citrea genomic window:
- a CDS encoding homoserine dehydrogenase, producing MRLALLGCGTVGSEVVRLLHEQSADLAARIGAPLEIAGIAVRRLGRDRGDLPVDPALFTTDALGLIKRDDVDVVVEVVGGIEPARSWLVEALRAGKSVVTANKALLAEDGASLHDAAAEGGGDLYYEASVAGAIPLLRPLRESLHGDRINRVTGIVNGTTNFILSAMDATGAGFAEALEEATELGYAEADPTADVEGFDAAAKAAILASLAFHTRVGAADVHREGITEVTAADVASAKAMGCTIKLLCIAARGADAAGRETVSVRVHPAMIPLAHPLASVGDAFNAVFVEAEAAGPLMFYGRGAGGAPTASAVLGDVVAVSRNRLAGVRSASESAYADLPVRPMGEALTRYHISLDVADRPGVLAAVAGVFARHDVSIATVRQGPAGGEAAGRGEDADLVIVTHVAPDAALAATVRELRGLDIVRSVASVLRVEGGL from the coding sequence GTGCGCCTGGCGCTGCTCGGCTGCGGCACGGTCGGCAGCGAGGTGGTCCGGCTGCTGCACGAGCAGTCGGCCGACCTCGCGGCCCGGATCGGCGCCCCGCTGGAGATCGCCGGCATCGCCGTACGCCGTCTCGGCCGTGACCGGGGCGACCTGCCGGTCGACCCCGCGCTGTTCACCACCGACGCGCTCGGTCTGATCAAGCGCGACGACGTGGACGTGGTGGTCGAGGTGGTCGGCGGCATCGAGCCGGCGCGGAGCTGGCTCGTCGAGGCGCTGCGGGCCGGCAAGAGCGTCGTGACCGCCAACAAGGCGCTGCTCGCCGAGGACGGCGCCAGCCTGCACGACGCGGCGGCCGAGGGCGGCGGCGACCTCTACTACGAGGCGTCCGTGGCCGGGGCGATCCCGCTGCTGCGCCCGCTGCGCGAGTCGCTGCACGGCGACCGGATCAACCGGGTCACCGGCATCGTCAACGGCACCACCAACTTCATCCTCTCCGCCATGGACGCGACCGGCGCCGGCTTCGCCGAGGCGCTGGAGGAGGCCACCGAGCTGGGGTACGCGGAGGCCGACCCGACCGCCGACGTGGAGGGCTTCGACGCGGCGGCCAAGGCCGCGATCCTCGCCTCGCTGGCCTTCCACACCCGGGTCGGCGCGGCCGACGTGCACCGGGAGGGCATTACCGAGGTCACGGCGGCCGACGTGGCCAGCGCCAAGGCGATGGGCTGCACCATCAAGCTGCTCTGCATCGCCGCCCGGGGCGCCGACGCCGCCGGCCGGGAGACGGTCAGCGTGCGGGTGCACCCGGCGATGATCCCGCTGGCCCACCCGCTGGCCAGCGTCGGCGACGCGTTCAACGCGGTCTTCGTCGAGGCCGAGGCGGCCGGGCCGCTGATGTTCTACGGCCGGGGCGCGGGCGGCGCGCCGACGGCCAGCGCCGTGCTGGGCGACGTGGTGGCGGTCTCCCGCAACCGGCTCGCCGGGGTGCGCTCGGCCAGCGAGTCCGCGTACGCGGACCTGCCGGTGCGGCCGATGGGGGAGGCGCTCACCCGCTACCACATCAGCCTGGACGTGGCCGACCGTCCCGGCGTCCTGGCGGCCGTCGCCGGGGTCTTCGCCCGGCACGACGTCTCCATCGCCACGGTGCGGCAGGGCCCGGCGGGCGGCGAGGCGGCCGGCCGCGGCGAGGACGCCGACCTGGTCATCGTCACCCACGTGGCGCCGGACGCGGCGCTCGCCGCCACCGTGCGCGAGCTGCGCGGGCTGGACATCGTCCGTTCCGTGGCGAGCGTGCTGCGGGTCGAGGGCGGGCTCTGA
- the thrC gene encoding threonine synthase: protein MWRGLIDAYRDRLPVTEATPVVTLHEGNTPLLPAPVLSARLGCDVHLKVEGANPTGSFKDRGMTLAVSKAVEAGNKAIICASTGNTSASAAAYAARAGLTCAVLVPQGKIALGKLAQALVHGARLLQVSGNFDDCLALAAKLAQDYPVALVNSVNVDRLHGQKTAAFEIVEALGDAPDIHCLPVGNAGNVSAYWMGYSEELRDGNATRAPKMYGFQAAGAAPIVSGQVVREPSTIATAIRIGNPASWTRALDARDSSGGLIAAVTDREILAAYRLLAREIGVFVELGSAASVAGLLQQAAAGRVPAGSTVVCTVTGHGLKDPEWAISTAPAPITIANDPLAAARSLDLA from the coding sequence ATGTGGCGGGGTCTGATCGACGCGTACCGGGACCGTCTGCCGGTCACCGAGGCCACGCCCGTCGTGACCCTGCACGAGGGGAACACCCCGCTGCTGCCCGCGCCCGTGCTCTCCGCCCGGCTCGGCTGCGACGTGCACCTGAAGGTGGAGGGGGCCAACCCGACCGGCTCGTTCAAGGACCGGGGCATGACGCTCGCGGTGTCCAAGGCGGTCGAGGCCGGCAACAAGGCGATCATCTGCGCCTCCACCGGCAACACCAGCGCCTCCGCGGCGGCGTACGCGGCCCGCGCCGGGCTGACCTGCGCGGTGCTCGTGCCGCAGGGCAAGATCGCGCTGGGCAAGCTGGCCCAGGCCCTGGTGCACGGCGCCAGGCTGCTCCAGGTCTCCGGCAACTTCGACGACTGCCTGGCGCTGGCCGCGAAGCTCGCCCAGGACTACCCGGTCGCCCTGGTCAACTCCGTGAACGTCGACCGGCTGCACGGTCAGAAGACGGCCGCGTTCGAGATCGTCGAGGCGCTCGGCGACGCGCCCGACATCCACTGCCTGCCGGTCGGCAACGCCGGCAACGTCTCGGCCTACTGGATGGGCTACTCGGAGGAGCTGCGCGACGGCAACGCCACCCGCGCCCCGAAGATGTACGGCTTCCAGGCGGCCGGCGCCGCCCCGATCGTCAGCGGGCAGGTGGTCCGCGAGCCGTCCACGATCGCCACCGCCATCCGGATCGGCAACCCGGCCAGCTGGACCAGGGCCCTCGACGCCCGGGACTCCTCGGGCGGGCTGATCGCCGCCGTCACCGACCGGGAGATCCTGGCCGCGTACCGACTGCTGGCCCGCGAGATCGGGGTCTTCGTCGAGCTGGGCAGCGCGGCCAGCGTGGCCGGCCTGCTCCAGCAGGCCGCCGCCGGCAGGGTGCCCGCCGGCTCGACGGTGGTCTGCACGGTGACCGGCCACGGCCTGAAGGACCCGGAGTGGGCCATCTCCACCGCCCCGGCCCCGATCACCATCGCCAACGACCCGCTGGCCGCGGCCCGCTCCCTCGACCTGGCCTGA
- a CDS encoding MFS transporter: MPSTLSVLVRNRSFRSLVLAELVVFGADWFVMVPLLVLLPDLTGSGVWGALVLTVDTGIVALLLPYTGTVADRFDRRKIMIAANVAALLGVLLLLGVRDAGTAWLAMVGIGVMAVAKAFYSPAAQAALPNVLDSDELAAGNAVAGSAWGTMTIVGASLGGMLSAAVGPYACFWVAAVGLVVAAGLATLIRRPLQAPRDADRPAQQTWAAIREALGYIGHRPRVLALVTVKSAVGLGNGVLTVFPLLAAVYGAGPVGTGLLFAVRGAGALVGPMLMRRVLTRRAWLLPGLALSMSLYGLSYLGTSVVNWFPLVLVLVFVAHFAGGSNWVMSNFALQGEVPDRLRGRVFATDMMLATLAISVSQLAVAAVVDAVDERVVLAGCGLVTLVYAVGWRIATRRLSLTDPVPEPAPAR, from the coding sequence GTGCCGTCCACCCTCTCGGTCCTCGTCCGCAACCGGAGTTTTCGCAGCCTCGTCCTGGCGGAACTTGTCGTCTTCGGCGCCGACTGGTTCGTCATGGTGCCGCTGCTGGTGCTCCTGCCCGACCTGACCGGCAGCGGTGTGTGGGGTGCCCTGGTGCTCACCGTGGACACCGGCATCGTGGCGCTGCTGCTGCCGTACACGGGCACCGTCGCCGACCGGTTCGACCGACGCAAGATCATGATTGCCGCCAACGTCGCGGCCCTGCTCGGCGTGCTGCTGCTCCTCGGCGTACGCGACGCCGGCACCGCCTGGCTGGCGATGGTCGGGATCGGCGTGATGGCGGTCGCCAAGGCGTTCTACTCGCCGGCGGCGCAGGCCGCCCTGCCCAACGTGCTCGACTCCGACGAGCTGGCGGCGGGCAACGCCGTCGCCGGTTCGGCGTGGGGCACGATGACGATCGTCGGCGCCTCGCTCGGCGGCATGCTCAGCGCCGCCGTCGGCCCGTACGCCTGCTTCTGGGTGGCGGCGGTCGGCCTGGTGGTCGCCGCGGGCCTGGCCACGCTGATCCGCCGGCCGTTGCAGGCCCCCCGCGACGCCGACCGGCCGGCGCAGCAGACCTGGGCGGCGATCCGCGAGGCGCTCGGCTACATCGGGCACCGGCCGAGGGTGCTGGCGCTGGTGACCGTGAAGTCCGCGGTCGGTCTGGGCAACGGGGTGCTGACGGTCTTCCCGCTGCTCGCCGCCGTGTACGGCGCCGGGCCCGTCGGTACCGGGCTGCTCTTCGCGGTACGGGGGGCGGGGGCGCTGGTCGGGCCGATGCTGATGCGCCGGGTGCTGACCAGACGGGCCTGGCTGCTGCCGGGGCTGGCGCTGTCCATGTCCCTCTACGGCCTGTCCTATCTCGGCACGTCGGTCGTCAACTGGTTCCCGCTGGTGCTGGTCCTGGTCTTCGTCGCCCACTTCGCCGGCGGCAGCAACTGGGTGATGTCGAACTTCGCGCTGCAGGGCGAGGTGCCCGACCGGTTGCGCGGCCGGGTCTTCGCCACCGACATGATGCTGGCGACCCTGGCCATCTCGGTCAGCCAGCTCGCCGTGGCAGCCGTGGTGGACGCCGTCGACGAGCGGGTGGTGCTGGCCGGCTGCGGCCTGGTCACGCTCGTCTACGCGGTCGGTTGGCGGATCGCGACCCGCCGGCTCTCCCTCACCGACCCGGTGCCGGAACCGGCCCCCGCCCGCTGA